The following coding sequences are from one Argonema galeatum A003/A1 window:
- the dnaE gene encoding DNA polymerase III subunit alpha yields the protein MSFIGLHTHSDYSLLDGASQLPDLVERAIALGMPAIALTDHGVMYGAIELIKICRTKNIKPIIGNEMYVVNGDIEKQERGRKKYHQIVLAKNQQGYKNLVKLTTISHLKGVQGKGIFSRPCINKELLEQYREGLIVTSGCRAGEVPQLILQSKLKEARDCAKWYKELFGNDYYLEIQDHGYLEDRIVNVEIVKIGKELEIKVVATNDSHFTECSDVEAHDALLCINTKQLISDEKRMRYSGTEYLKSAEEMAHLFRDHLSDDVIKNAIGNTQEVANKVEPYNILGEARLPDYPDVPSGHTPDTYVQEKAWEGLLERLNTKSRSDINPVYKERLEYELTMIERMGFSTYFLVVWDYIKYARDNQIPVGPGRGSAAGSLVAYVLKITNIDPVHHGLLFERFLNPERKSMPDIDTDFCIERRDDVIKYVTNKYGADRVAQIITFNRLTSKAVLKDVARVLDIPYKESDEMAKLIPVVRGKPTKLKVMISNDTPAPEFKDKYDNDDKVRRWIDMAMRIEGTNKTFGVHAAGVVISAQPLDEVVPLQKNNDGSVITQYFMEDLESLGLLKMDFLGLRNLTIIQNTIDLIRQTHGHRINPDDVTADERKSYKILSKGEQNKRPRDVENTYKKLESGDLEGIFQLESSGMLDVVAKLKPSSIEDISSILALYRPGPLDAGLIPKFIDRKHGREAIEYEDKALEPILNETYGIIVYQEQIMKIAQDLAGYSLGQADLLRRCLSGSTKIVDATTGRLVTLSEIAAKPEYWLGRKVFSLDLDRQKITQKPITEIHHNGVKAVWEIITKTNRKIRATDDHLFYTLLGWKPLKDFKVSDRIGLAKTLPIDHSSEISDAQIKLTAYLIGDGHLSTKSPACSYFCNSDRELIADFNHCAEELFGSPAPVDHQLHFGRKSVTYARIGFISAFNRWVDSHIKRAHSRDKEIPSWVFSLSKSQLQLFLGTLWSTDGSFDTAIGHTDYTSTSELLIIQIQHLLLRLGIVALFNVKRIKYQGKPHISYRAQITGREDMLKFCELIQPYLSSSKSQQAQVCYVAIKDKLPNQSKHSIPPEVIKIIANAKKASGMTWAQIDQAVGATSNKMSSGLNFHKTPTRSLARHRIRNFATAFQHPELMTIANSEIFWDEIIAIEYVGEEEVFDLTIAETHNLLANDFIAHNCMGKKKADEMQKQREAFIEGATKNGIKKIVADKLFDQMVLFAEYCFNKSHSTAYAYVTYQTAYLKANYPEEYMAALLTANSDDQDKVKKYIGNCQGLGITVEGPDINRSQINFTPSKGKILFGLSAVKTVGEGAIANILAARQEGPFTSLPDLCDRINLHTVNSRALESLIKCGALDSIDANRKQLIEYLPLVVTWTQKSKEISEQPTLFDLGSVRSPAPKIPEVDDFPLKEKSEFEQELLGFYLSYHPLKSAEKVAKREGIEPINLSQIDEYIRKGNVTAIVMLKEVKQIVTKKDGRMMAILQIEDLEGQQAPAVVFPETYEKISSLLVTNTAVILFGKVGRDQKDEQTQLIVNDAKPLEAEPLAEETSPPLEDDLELIVMLQLTLQQVNDEEQLKRLKDFLKEYSGETDKPKVPVMAIVAGQDDRQLVSFGQNFWVQDPQDAVSRLNDRGFPARTQPPITLYSNRQGG from the coding sequence ATGTCTTTTATTGGGTTACACACTCACAGCGACTATAGTTTACTTGATGGAGCCAGTCAGTTACCCGATCTGGTAGAACGAGCCATCGCGTTAGGTATGCCTGCGATCGCACTCACAGATCACGGCGTCATGTACGGTGCGATCGAACTGATCAAAATTTGTCGCACTAAAAACATCAAACCGATTATTGGTAACGAAATGTATGTAGTAAATGGCGACATCGAAAAACAAGAACGAGGTCGAAAAAAATATCACCAAATCGTATTAGCGAAAAATCAACAAGGATATAAAAATTTAGTCAAACTTACTACTATTTCTCATCTCAAAGGTGTACAAGGAAAAGGGATATTTTCTCGTCCTTGCATTAACAAAGAATTGCTGGAACAATACCGCGAAGGACTAATTGTGACCAGCGGTTGTCGAGCCGGGGAAGTACCGCAGTTGATTCTCCAAAGTAAACTGAAAGAAGCACGGGATTGCGCCAAATGGTACAAAGAATTGTTTGGCAACGATTATTATTTGGAAATCCAAGATCACGGTTATCTGGAAGACCGAATTGTTAATGTCGAAATAGTTAAGATTGGCAAAGAATTAGAAATTAAAGTCGTAGCGACAAACGATTCCCATTTTACAGAATGTTCTGATGTAGAAGCTCACGATGCGCTGCTTTGCATTAACACCAAGCAGCTAATTAGTGATGAAAAACGGATGCGATATAGCGGTACTGAGTATCTTAAATCCGCTGAAGAGATGGCGCATTTGTTCCGGGATCATTTGTCAGATGATGTAATTAAAAATGCGATCGGCAATACCCAGGAAGTAGCTAACAAAGTAGAACCATACAACATCTTAGGTGAAGCTCGACTTCCAGACTATCCCGACGTTCCATCTGGTCACACACCAGATACTTACGTCCAGGAAAAAGCCTGGGAAGGACTCCTAGAAAGATTAAATACTAAATCCCGCAGCGACATCAATCCCGTTTACAAAGAACGGCTAGAATACGAACTGACAATGATCGAGCGGATGGGATTTTCCACTTACTTTCTAGTGGTTTGGGATTACATCAAATACGCCAGAGATAACCAAATTCCCGTTGGGCCAGGTCGCGGTTCTGCCGCCGGTTCTCTTGTCGCTTATGTTCTAAAAATTACTAATATCGACCCAGTTCACCACGGACTTCTATTTGAGCGTTTTTTGAATCCAGAACGTAAATCAATGCCAGATATTGATACGGATTTCTGTATCGAAAGACGAGATGATGTGATTAAATACGTCACCAATAAATACGGCGCAGATAGGGTAGCGCAAATCATTACATTTAACCGGCTAACTTCCAAAGCTGTTTTGAAAGATGTCGCCAGAGTCTTGGATATTCCCTACAAAGAATCCGATGAAATGGCAAAGTTAATTCCGGTAGTGCGAGGGAAGCCGACTAAACTAAAGGTGATGATTTCTAATGATACGCCAGCGCCAGAATTTAAAGATAAATACGACAACGACGATAAAGTACGCCGCTGGATTGATATGGCGATGCGGATTGAAGGAACTAACAAAACTTTTGGCGTACACGCTGCTGGTGTAGTGATTTCCGCACAACCTCTGGATGAAGTTGTGCCGCTACAAAAGAATAATGACGGTTCTGTAATTACTCAGTATTTCATGGAAGATTTGGAATCGCTGGGTTTGTTAAAGATGGATTTTCTGGGGTTGAGAAACTTGACGATTATCCAAAATACGATCGATTTGATTAGGCAAACTCATGGTCATAGAATAAATCCAGACGATGTAACTGCTGACGAAAGAAAGAGTTATAAAATCTTATCGAAAGGCGAACAAAACAAAAGACCTAGAGATGTTGAAAATACATATAAAAAGTTAGAATCGGGAGATTTAGAAGGTATTTTTCAATTGGAGTCTTCTGGAATGCTTGATGTGGTGGCAAAACTGAAGCCGTCAAGTATAGAAGATATTTCTTCGATTTTAGCGCTGTATCGACCGGGGCCATTGGATGCGGGTCTGATTCCTAAGTTTATTGACCGGAAGCATGGTCGAGAGGCGATCGAATACGAAGATAAAGCTTTAGAGCCGATTCTCAACGAAACTTATGGAATCATTGTTTATCAAGAGCAAATTATGAAAATTGCTCAAGATTTAGCTGGGTATTCTTTGGGTCAAGCCGATCTATTGAGGCGTTGTTTGAGTGGCTCGACAAAGATAGTTGATGCGACTACAGGTCGTTTAGTTACTTTAAGTGAGATCGCTGCAAAACCTGAGTATTGGTTGGGACGAAAAGTATTTTCTCTAGATTTGGATAGGCAGAAAATTACTCAAAAACCAATTACTGAAATTCATCATAATGGGGTAAAAGCTGTCTGGGAGATTATAACCAAAACTAACCGTAAAATTAGAGCGACAGACGATCATCTTTTTTATACACTTTTGGGATGGAAACCTCTGAAAGATTTCAAAGTAAGCGATCGCATCGGTTTGGCCAAGACACTACCTATCGATCATAGCAGTGAAATCTCAGACGCTCAAATTAAGCTGACTGCGTATCTGATTGGCGATGGACATCTCTCTACTAAAAGTCCTGCTTGTAGCTATTTCTGCAACAGCGATCGCGAACTGATTGCTGATTTCAATCATTGTGCTGAAGAACTATTTGGTTCGCCTGCGCCGGTGGATCATCAGTTGCATTTCGGTCGTAAGTCTGTTACCTACGCCCGGATTGGTTTTATTTCAGCTTTCAATCGCTGGGTAGATAGTCACATAAAACGCGCCCATTCCAGGGATAAAGAAATTCCCAGTTGGGTATTCTCGTTATCCAAGAGCCAATTACAACTTTTCTTGGGAACTTTATGGTCAACAGATGGCAGCTTTGATACTGCGATCGGACATACAGACTACACCTCAACTTCTGAACTTTTAATCATCCAAATTCAGCACCTACTATTGCGGCTGGGAATTGTTGCTCTGTTCAATGTAAAGAGAATCAAATATCAAGGTAAGCCTCACATCTCTTATCGAGCGCAAATCACAGGACGCGAAGATATGCTTAAGTTCTGCGAGCTGATTCAACCCTACCTGAGTAGCTCTAAGTCGCAGCAAGCACAAGTTTGTTATGTAGCTATAAAAGATAAGCTGCCAAATCAGTCTAAGCATTCAATCCCTCCAGAAGTCATCAAGATAATTGCAAATGCTAAAAAAGCCAGTGGCATGACTTGGGCGCAAATTGACCAGGCTGTGGGAGCAACGAGCAATAAAATGTCCTCTGGTTTGAATTTCCACAAAACTCCAACTAGGAGTTTAGCTCGTCATCGAATTCGCAATTTTGCTACAGCTTTTCAGCATCCAGAGTTAATGACGATCGCTAATTCTGAAATATTTTGGGATGAGATTATTGCGATTGAATATGTTGGTGAGGAAGAAGTATTCGATCTCACTATTGCAGAAACACATAATTTACTCGCTAATGACTTTATTGCACACAACTGCATGGGCAAGAAGAAAGCTGATGAAATGCAGAAGCAAAGGGAGGCGTTTATTGAGGGTGCGACTAAGAATGGAATTAAAAAAATAGTTGCGGATAAACTATTCGATCAAATGGTTTTGTTCGCTGAATATTGCTTCAACAAATCCCATTCAACTGCTTACGCCTATGTGACATATCAAACAGCATATTTAAAGGCGAATTATCCAGAAGAATATATGGCGGCGCTGCTGACGGCTAACAGCGATGACCAAGATAAGGTAAAAAAATATATCGGCAACTGTCAAGGATTGGGAATTACGGTAGAGGGGCCAGATATTAATCGATCGCAGATAAATTTTACGCCGTCTAAGGGCAAGATTTTGTTTGGGTTGTCAGCAGTCAAAACTGTGGGAGAGGGCGCGATCGCAAATATTTTGGCAGCGCGTCAAGAAGGGCCATTTACATCTCTGCCGGATTTGTGCGATCGCATTAACCTCCACACCGTCAACAGCCGCGCCTTGGAATCCCTGATCAAATGCGGTGCATTGGATAGTATCGACGCCAACCGGAAACAATTAATCGAATATTTACCATTAGTTGTAACTTGGACGCAGAAAAGTAAAGAAATATCGGAACAACCCACACTTTTCGATCTTGGTTCGGTGAGAAGTCCAGCTCCTAAAATACCAGAGGTCGATGATTTTCCTTTGAAAGAAAAGTCTGAGTTTGAACAAGAACTGCTGGGCTTTTATTTATCTTACCATCCGCTTAAATCGGCGGAGAAAGTAGCTAAACGGGAGGGTATTGAGCCTATTAATCTCAGTCAGATCGACGAGTATATCCGCAAGGGAAACGTAACTGCGATCGTGATGCTCAAAGAAGTCAAGCAGATCGTGACTAAAAAAGATGGGCGCATGATGGCGATTTTGCAAATCGAAGATTTAGAAGGTCAACAAGCGCCTGCGGTAGTATTTCCAGAAACCTATGAAAAAATTAGCTCATTGCTGGTAACAAACACCGCTGTCATTCTCTTTGGTAAGGTAGGTCGAGATCAAAAGGATGAACAAACCCAGCTGATTGTAAATGACGCCAAACCCCTGGAAGCGGAACCGCTGGCGGAGGAAACATCTCCGCCACTAGAAGACGATTTAGAACTGATCGTGATGCTGCAACTGACACTACAGCAAGTTAACGATGAAGAACAACTTAAGCGCCTGAAAGACTTTTTGAAAG